A genome region from Prionailurus viverrinus isolate Anna chromosome A3, UM_Priviv_1.0, whole genome shotgun sequence includes the following:
- the MITD1 gene encoding MIT domain-containing protein 1 isoform X1 — protein sequence MARSGQEQEAESTAAFKVLKRAMELDSESRYQQALVCYQEGIDLLMQVLRGTKDVTKKCNLRKQISSYMDRAEIVKKYTDQEKEDGKYHRQIKIEENATGFSYESLFQEYLNETVTEVWIQDPYIRQIHQLYNFLRFCEMLIKRPCKVKTIHLLTSLDEGSGKEQQSSGLQEIKESLKNHGVLLELEYSSSVHDREIRFNNGWMIKIGRGLDYFKKPQSRFSLGYCDFDLRPCHETTVDIFHNKHTKKI from the exons ATGGCGAGATCCGGACAGGAGCAGGAAGCCGAAAGCACAGCTGCATTCAAGGTGCTAAAGCGGGCGATGGAACTGGACTCGGAGTCCCGGTACCAGCAGGCTCTGGTGTGTTACCAGGAGGGGATTGACCTGCTCATGCAAGTCCTGAGAG gcACCAAAGATGTTACAAAGAAATGTAATctcagaaaacaaatttctagCTACATGGATAGAGCAGAAATAGTGAAGAAATACACGGATcaagaaaaagaag ATGGAAAATATCATCGGCAGATTAAAATAGAAGAGAATGCAACAGGTTTCAGTTACGAGTCACTTTTTCAAGAATATCTTAATGAAACAGTTACAGAAGTTTGGATACAAGATCCTTATATTAGACAGATTCATCAG CTGTATAACTTTCTTCGATTTTGTGAGATGCTTATTAAGAGACCATGTAAAGTAAAAACCATTCATCTTCTCACCTCTCTGGATGAA GGTAGTGGGAAAGAGCAGCAAAGTAGTGGCCTGCAAGAAATAAAAGAGTCACTCAAGAATCATGGAGTGCTGTTGGAATTAGAATATTCTTCTTCAGTACATGACCGAGAAATTAG GTTTAACAATGGATGGATGATTAAGATTGGAAGGGGACTTGATTATTTTAAGAAACCACAG aGTCGTTTTTCCCTTGgatattgtgattttgatttaagACCATGTCATGAAACAACGGTGGACATTTTTCATAACAAGCACACAAAAAAAATATGA
- the MRPL30 gene encoding 39S ribosomal protein L30, mitochondrial isoform X1: MSTLYDGQVCVLRFVGTRLLCFPSPLKRTVTTLMAGILRSIVQKPPGGLQTVTKGVESVICTDWIRHKFTKSRIPDKVFQPSPADHEKYGGDPQHPHKLHIVTRIKSTKRRPYWEKDIIKMLGLEKAHTPQVHKNIPSVNAKLKVVKHLIRIQPLKLPQGLPAEEDMSNTCLKSTGELVVRWHLNPVDQEAVKS; encoded by the exons ATGAGTACGCTATATGACGGCCAGGTTTGTGTGTTGCGCTTCGTGGGCACCCGTCTGCTCTGCTTCCCCTCG CCTTTGAAGAGAACAGTCACCACACTCATGGCAGGGATTTTGCGCTCAATAGTTCAGAAGCCCCCAGGTGGACTCCAA ACTGTAACAAAAGGTGTGGAGTCTGTCATTTGTACAGATTGGATTCGTCACAAATTTACCAAGTCAAGAATTCCAGATAAA GTATTTCAGCCTTCACCTGCAGATCATGAAAAATATGGTGGGGATCCACAGCACCCTCATAAACTACATATTGTTACCAGAATAAAGAGTACAAAAAGACGTCCATATTGggaaaaagatataataaagatGCTTGGATTAGAAAAA GCACATACTCCTCAAGTTCACAAGAATATACCTTCAGTGAATGCAAAACTGAAAGTGGTTAAACATTTGATAAG AATCCAGCCCCTGAAGTTGCCACAAGGACTTCCAGCGGAAGAGGACATGTCTAACACGTGCCTCAAGAGCACTGGGGAATTAGTGGTGCGGTGGCATCTAAACCCTGTAGATCAGGAAGCAGTTAAGTCCTAA
- the MITD1 gene encoding MIT domain-containing protein 1 isoform X2, with protein MDRAEIVKKYTDQEKEDGKYHRQIKIEENATGFSYESLFQEYLNETVTEVWIQDPYIRQIHQLYNFLRFCEMLIKRPCKVKTIHLLTSLDEGSGKEQQSSGLQEIKESLKNHGVLLELEYSSSVHDREIRFNNGWMIKIGRGLDYFKKPQSRFSLGYCDFDLRPCHETTVDIFHNKHTKKI; from the exons ATGGATAGAGCAGAAATAGTGAAGAAATACACGGATcaagaaaaagaag ATGGAAAATATCATCGGCAGATTAAAATAGAAGAGAATGCAACAGGTTTCAGTTACGAGTCACTTTTTCAAGAATATCTTAATGAAACAGTTACAGAAGTTTGGATACAAGATCCTTATATTAGACAGATTCATCAG CTGTATAACTTTCTTCGATTTTGTGAGATGCTTATTAAGAGACCATGTAAAGTAAAAACCATTCATCTTCTCACCTCTCTGGATGAA GGTAGTGGGAAAGAGCAGCAAAGTAGTGGCCTGCAAGAAATAAAAGAGTCACTCAAGAATCATGGAGTGCTGTTGGAATTAGAATATTCTTCTTCAGTACATGACCGAGAAATTAG GTTTAACAATGGATGGATGATTAAGATTGGAAGGGGACTTGATTATTTTAAGAAACCACAG aGTCGTTTTTCCCTTGgatattgtgattttgatttaagACCATGTCATGAAACAACGGTGGACATTTTTCATAACAAGCACACAAAAAAAATATGA
- the MRPL30 gene encoding 39S ribosomal protein L30, mitochondrial isoform X2, translated as MSTLYDGQVCVLRFVGTRLLCFPSPLKRTVTTLMAGILRSIVQKPPGGLQVFQPSPADHEKYGGDPQHPHKLHIVTRIKSTKRRPYWEKDIIKMLGLEKAHTPQVHKNIPSVNAKLKVVKHLIRIQPLKLPQGLPAEEDMSNTCLKSTGELVVRWHLNPVDQEAVKS; from the exons ATGAGTACGCTATATGACGGCCAGGTTTGTGTGTTGCGCTTCGTGGGCACCCGTCTGCTCTGCTTCCCCTCG CCTTTGAAGAGAACAGTCACCACACTCATGGCAGGGATTTTGCGCTCAATAGTTCAGAAGCCCCCAGGTGGACTCCAA GTATTTCAGCCTTCACCTGCAGATCATGAAAAATATGGTGGGGATCCACAGCACCCTCATAAACTACATATTGTTACCAGAATAAAGAGTACAAAAAGACGTCCATATTGggaaaaagatataataaagatGCTTGGATTAGAAAAA GCACATACTCCTCAAGTTCACAAGAATATACCTTCAGTGAATGCAAAACTGAAAGTGGTTAAACATTTGATAAG AATCCAGCCCCTGAAGTTGCCACAAGGACTTCCAGCGGAAGAGGACATGTCTAACACGTGCCTCAAGAGCACTGGGGAATTAGTGGTGCGGTGGCATCTAAACCCTGTAGATCAGGAAGCAGTTAAGTCCTAA
- the LIPT1 gene encoding lipoyltransferase 1, mitochondrial — protein sequence MLIPFSMKNCFQLLCNLKVPTAGFKNTVKSGLILQSISNDVYQNLAVEDWIHDHVNLEGKPVLFLWRNSPSVVIGRHQNPWQECNLNLMREEGIKLARRRSGGGTVYHDMGNINLTFFTTKKKYNRMENLKLVVRALNAIQPQLDVQATKRCDLLLDGQFKISGTASKIGRTTAYHHCTLLCSTNRTFLSSLLKSPYQGIKSNATASIPSVVKNLLEKDPTLTCEVLMNAIAAEYAAYHQIDNHINLINPTDETLFPGINNKAKELQTWEWIYGKTPKFSINTSFNVLYGQSYLEIKIVIDIKNGRIEICNIEAPDHWLPLEICDKLKAGFIGSKFCPIETTMLTSILHKTCPKDDELHSKWNILCEKIKGIM from the coding sequence atgctGATCCCATTTTCAATGAAGAATTGCTTCCAGTTACTTTGTAACCTCAAGGTCCCAACAGCTGGctttaaaaacacagtaaaaagTGGGCTTATTTTACAATCGATTTCTAATGATGTTTATCAAAATCTGGCTGTAGAAGACTGGATCCATGACCATGTGAATCTAGAGGGCAAGCCGgttcttttcctttggagaaattcTCCCTCTGTTGTAATAGGTAGACATCAGAATCCTTGGCAGGAATGCAACCTGAATCTGATGAGAGAAGAAGGTATAAAACTGGCTCGGAGAagaagtggaggaggaacagtCTATCATGATATGGGTAATATCAATCTGACTTTTTTTACAACCAAAAAAAAGTACAATAGgatggagaatttaaaattaGTTGTGAGAGCTCTGAATGCTATCCAACCCCAGCTGGATGTGCAGGCCACCAAAAGATGTGACCTTTTACTTGATGGACAGTTTAAAATCTCAGGAACAGCTTCTAAGATTGGCCGGACTACTGCTTATCACCATTGCACTTTATTATGTAGTACCAATAGGACCTTCTTGTCATCTTTGCTGAAGAGCCCTTACCAAGGGATCAAGAGCAATGCCACTGCTAGCATACCTTCCGTAGTAAAAAATCTTTTGGAAAAAGATCCCACTCTGACCTGTGAAGTACTGATGAATGCTATTGCTGCAGAATATGCTGCTTACCATCAAATTGATAATCATATTAACCTAATAAACCCAACGGATGAGACACTGTTTCctggaataaataataaagccaAAGAACTACAGACCTGGGAGTGGATATATGGCAAAACTCCAAAGTTTAGTATAAACACTTCCTTTAATGTATTATATGGACAgtcatatttggaaattaaaatagtCATAGACATAAAGAATGGAAGAATTGAAATCTGTAATATTGAAGCACCTGATCATTGGTTGCCACTGGAAATATGTGACAAATTAAAAGCAGGTTTTATTGGCAGTAAGTTTTGCCCAATTGAAACTACTATGCTAACAAGTATATTACATAAAACATGTCCTAAAGATGATGAACTACACAGTAAATGGAATATTCTCTGTGAAAAAATTAAGGGAATAATGTGA